The genomic interval AGCGCTTGGATTGATCAATACACGGTAAAAGCGCATCAAGCGTTTTTGGCCTTAGTTGACGCCAGCCCTCGGGTAAAAGCTGTGATTTGGGGGCATGTACACCAGGCCTACGATAAAAAGCGCGGCCATATTCGCATGTTAGCCAGCCCCTCCACCTGCATTCAATTTTTACCCAATAGCGATGACTTCGCCCTAGATCGCGCTATGCCCGGTCTGCGTTGGTTCGAATTGCACGCCGACGGCAGCTTTACAACCGGTGTGAAACGCATCGAACAAAAAGAGTACCCGATAGATTTCAACTCTACGGGTTACTGATGCCGACATTGTTGTATATCCACGGCTTTTTGAGCTCGCCCCAATCCCACAAAGCCGTGCAAGTTAAAACCTGGTTGCAACAGTATCGCGCTGATATTAACTACCTATGTCCAGCACTATCGCCCTACCCAGATGCAGCGAAACAGACGCTGCTATCGGCTTTGGCAACGGCCGATGCACCGGTTGGGTTGATGGGCTCCTCCCTCGGTGGCTTTTGGGCCACTTGGCTGGCCGAACAATTTGATCTTCGAGCTGCCCTGATTAACCCCTCGGTAAATCCTATGGCGATGCTTCCCGCTTATATTGGCAAGCCGGTGAAAAACTACCACACCGAGGAATGCTATGAGCTAGGGGCTGAACACCTGCAACAATTGCGCGAAGTTGATACGCCATCTGTTGAGCGAGTTAACAACTATTGGCTGTTTGCCCAAACCGGCGATGAGGTTCTGGACTACCGGCTGGCGGAAAAAAAGTACGCCGGCTGTAAGCAAACCATCGAGTCAGGTGGCGATCACGCTTTCCAAGGTTTTGATCGTCACCTTGCAAGTTCCATAGAGTTTCTTTTTGATTAGACAGCGAAGGCCGTTTCTATG from Simiduia curdlanivorans carries:
- a CDS encoding YqiA/YcfP family alpha/beta fold hydrolase codes for the protein MPTLLYIHGFLSSPQSHKAVQVKTWLQQYRADINYLCPALSPYPDAAKQTLLSALATADAPVGLMGSSLGGFWATWLAEQFDLRAALINPSVNPMAMLPAYIGKPVKNYHTEECYELGAEHLQQLREVDTPSVERVNNYWLFAQTGDEVLDYRLAEKKYAGCKQTIESGGDHAFQGFDRHLASSIEFLFD